A single window of Paenibacillus sp. SYP-B4298 DNA harbors:
- the spoVAD gene encoding stage V sporulation protein AD has protein sequence MLRGKQTWWFENRPVIIGSAAIVGPDEGDGPLASCFDLVHPELDMQQKSWEKAERLLMEQAADFAIRNAGIRKEQLQFYVGGDLLNQIISSSFAARDLGLPYLGVFGACSTSMESLALAALLVNSRSATHVLAGVCSHNCTAEKQFRYPTEYGSQKPPTAQYTVTGGGAAIVAEAGAGPVISCATIGKIVDLGITDPFNMGAAMAPAAVDTIQAHLEDTGRTPKDYDLIVTGDLASIGHQIAKDLLERSGVPIGETQFGDCGLMIYDMEKQKQLVQAGGSGCACSAVVTYGHLLDRIRKGELKRMLVVATGALLSPLSYQQGESIPCIAHAVSIEGGQ, from the coding sequence ATGCTGCGCGGAAAGCAAACATGGTGGTTTGAGAACCGTCCGGTCATCATCGGCTCAGCGGCCATTGTCGGGCCGGACGAAGGGGACGGGCCGCTGGCCTCCTGCTTTGATCTGGTGCACCCTGAACTGGATATGCAGCAGAAGTCATGGGAGAAGGCAGAGCGGCTGCTCATGGAGCAGGCCGCAGATTTTGCGATTCGCAATGCCGGCATCCGCAAGGAGCAGCTGCAGTTCTATGTAGGAGGCGACCTGCTGAATCAGATCATTAGCAGCAGCTTTGCCGCCAGGGATCTCGGGTTGCCTTATCTGGGCGTCTTCGGAGCTTGCTCGACCTCGATGGAGTCGCTGGCGCTGGCGGCGCTGCTCGTCAATTCCAGATCGGCAACGCATGTGCTGGCAGGTGTATGCAGTCATAACTGCACGGCGGAGAAGCAGTTCCGCTACCCGACCGAATATGGCTCGCAGAAGCCGCCCACGGCCCAGTATACCGTAACCGGAGGGGGCGCGGCGATCGTGGCGGAAGCAGGGGCCGGGCCCGTCATCTCCTGTGCAACGATTGGCAAGATTGTCGATCTGGGCATTACCGATCCATTCAATATGGGAGCGGCGATGGCGCCCGCAGCGGTCGATACGATTCAGGCGCATCTGGAGGATACCGGCCGCACGCCGAAGGACTATGATCTGATCGTGACTGGCGATCTGGCCTCCATCGGGCATCAGATTGCCAAGGACCTGCTGGAGCGCAGCGGCGTCCCGATCGGCGAGACACAGTTCGGCGACTGCGGATTAATGATCTATGATATGGAGAAGCAAAAGCAGCTTGTGCAGGCCGGAGGCAGCGGCTGTGCCTGCTCTGCTGTAGTGACTTACGGTCATCTGCTGGATCGTATCCGCAAGGGGGAGCTGAAGCGTATGCTGGTCGTGGCCACCGGCGCGCTGCTCTCCCCGCTTTCCTATCAGCAGGGAGAATCGATTCCGTGCATTGCGCACGCGGTCTCAATAGAAGGAGGACAATGA
- the yhbY gene encoding ribosome assembly RNA-binding protein YhbY, giving the protein MLTGKQKRYLRSRAHHLQPIFQVGKGGTNEHLIRHIEEALEVRELIKISVLNNCGEDAREVGAELAAGAQAELVQVIGKTIVLYKESKEHKTIELP; this is encoded by the coding sequence ATGCTTACAGGAAAACAGAAGCGTTATTTGCGCTCACGCGCGCATCATCTGCAGCCGATCTTTCAGGTTGGCAAGGGTGGAACGAACGAGCACTTGATCCGTCATATTGAGGAGGCGCTGGAGGTTCGGGAGCTGATCAAAATCTCGGTGCTCAACAATTGCGGTGAAGACGCGCGCGAGGTCGGCGCGGAGCTGGCGGCAGGCGCGCAAGCCGAGCTGGTGCAGGTCATCGGCAAAACGATCGTACTATACAAGGAATCCAAGGAACACAAGACGATCGAGCTGCCATAG
- a CDS encoding LacI family DNA-binding transcriptional regulator, translating into MKAVTIYDIAREANVSVATVSRVLNNTAPVKKETRDKVVALIRKHQFQPNALARSLSKKSTGMIGVIIPDMTNPFFPALLAGLEQEARSQGYTMFLCDTVSTLGTGSEQYERESDYVSLLLEKQIDGMIWIGGRVNLAKPAEHLVREAVEVSKRVPLLLVNGCMPGTGIQRVYVDEQEGASLAAQYLIDAGHRHIAFAGGYTQLSNTRQRRQGFARTMRANHIAIRKEWMLDGGFNVESGKQFLHHLLALPERPTAVLCANDLVAVGMLKAASKAGIRVPEELSLVGFDDIPYASDCIPELTTISLKGNEVGRLAAKRLCDMIAGAKSSKSMKVLPELVVRESVSQISQVSTGNRT; encoded by the coding sequence ATGAAGGCGGTCACCATCTATGATATTGCCCGCGAGGCGAATGTATCGGTAGCGACCGTGTCGCGTGTGCTGAACAACACAGCCCCGGTTAAGAAGGAAACCAGAGACAAAGTCGTAGCCTTGATTCGGAAACATCAGTTCCAGCCCAATGCGCTGGCTCGCAGCCTGTCCAAGAAATCGACCGGCATGATTGGCGTGATTATCCCAGACATGACGAACCCCTTCTTTCCTGCCTTGCTTGCTGGACTGGAGCAGGAGGCTCGCAGCCAAGGCTATACAATGTTCCTGTGCGATACGGTCTCGACACTGGGCACAGGATCGGAGCAGTATGAACGGGAATCGGATTATGTAAGCCTGCTCCTGGAAAAGCAGATTGACGGTATGATCTGGATTGGAGGGCGGGTCAATCTGGCCAAGCCTGCCGAGCATCTGGTCAGAGAGGCGGTTGAGGTCAGCAAGCGAGTCCCGCTGCTGCTCGTCAATGGCTGTATGCCCGGCACGGGAATACAGCGCGTCTATGTGGACGAGCAGGAAGGCGCGTCGCTGGCAGCTCAATACCTCATTGATGCGGGACATCGTCATATTGCATTTGCCGGCGGGTACACCCAGCTTTCGAACACTCGTCAGCGCAGACAGGGCTTTGCCCGGACGATGAGAGCCAATCACATTGCAATACGCAAGGAATGGATGCTGGATGGCGGATTCAATGTCGAGAGCGGCAAGCAGTTCTTGCATCATCTGCTCGCTCTTCCCGAGCGACCAACGGCGGTGCTATGTGCCAATGATCTGGTGGCTGTCGGCATGCTGAAGGCGGCGAGCAAGGCGGGCATTCGCGTCCCGGAGGAGCTTTCGCTCGTAGGCTTTGACGATATTCCCTACGCATCGGATTGTATCCCCGAGCTGACAACGATCTCGCTCAAGGGCAACGAAGTTGGGAGGCTGGCAGCGAAGAGGCTGTGCGACATGATCGCAGGAGCGAAGAGCAGCAAGAGCATGAAGGTGCTGCCGGAGCTTGTTGTACGCGAGTCGGTCTCGCAGATCAGCCAGGTCTCTACAGGCAATAGAACATAA
- the yqeH gene encoding ribosome biogenesis GTPase YqeH: MTEHVKTERPHQCAGCGVQLQTEDKSKVGYVPESAISREPAICQRCFRIKNYNEAASVAVDNDEFLKLLGAIGNTDSLVVHIVDLFDFEGSLISGLQRFVGANPVLLVVNKVDLLPKAVNLNRLRNWVQQQAKAQGLKVVDVVLCSAKRNIGFERVIEALEQYRGDRDVYVVGATNVGKSTLINRLIRDYSDLDNELTTSRYPGTTLDAVRIPIDDGRYIIDTPGIVYSTRLTELVPGSVLKTILPEHTLKPLVYQLNPRQTLFFGALARLDFVEGERQSFTIYIAEGLKIHRTKLERADELYAEHRGGMLVPPDESELHKLPAWTRHSLRVPRGKQVDLFISGLGWIKVNSTTGAQLELHLPKGVKVLLRDSLI, translated from the coding sequence GTGACAGAGCATGTAAAGACAGAACGTCCTCATCAATGCGCAGGCTGCGGCGTGCAACTGCAGACAGAGGACAAGAGCAAGGTCGGCTATGTGCCGGAATCTGCAATTTCGCGCGAGCCGGCGATCTGCCAGCGGTGCTTCCGTATTAAAAATTATAATGAAGCGGCCTCCGTGGCCGTAGACAATGACGAGTTCTTGAAGCTGCTGGGCGCCATCGGCAATACGGACAGCCTGGTCGTTCATATTGTCGATCTATTCGATTTTGAGGGCAGTCTGATCTCTGGCCTGCAACGGTTCGTCGGGGCTAATCCCGTGCTGCTGGTCGTCAACAAGGTCGATCTGCTGCCTAAGGCTGTCAATCTGAACCGGCTGCGCAATTGGGTGCAGCAGCAGGCGAAGGCTCAGGGTCTGAAGGTTGTGGACGTTGTCCTGTGCAGCGCGAAGCGCAATATCGGCTTTGAGCGCGTCATTGAGGCATTGGAGCAGTATCGCGGCGACCGTGATGTCTATGTCGTCGGGGCGACCAATGTCGGCAAGTCGACGCTCATCAATCGGCTGATTCGTGATTACAGCGATCTGGACAATGAGCTGACGACATCGCGCTACCCAGGAACGACACTGGATGCGGTGCGCATCCCGATCGATGATGGGCGCTATATTATTGATACGCCTGGTATTGTCTACTCGACGAGGCTGACGGAGCTGGTGCCGGGGAGCGTGCTCAAGACGATTCTTCCAGAGCACACGCTCAAGCCGCTCGTTTATCAGTTGAATCCGCGCCAGACCCTGTTCTTTGGAGCGTTGGCCCGGCTGGATTTTGTAGAGGGAGAGCGTCAGTCCTTCACGATCTATATCGCGGAGGGGCTCAAGATTCATCGCACGAAGCTGGAGCGGGCGGACGAGCTGTATGCTGAGCATCGTGGGGGGATGCTTGTTCCACCAGATGAGTCGGAGCTGCACAAGCTGCCAGCATGGACTCGCCATTCACTGCGGGTGCCGCGCGGCAAGCAGGTTGATTTGTTCATCTCCGGTCTTGGCTGGATCAAGGTCAATTCAACTACAGGTGCGCAGTTGGAGCTGCATCTTCCCAAAGGGGTCAAGGTGCTGCTGCGTGATTCGCTGATCTAG
- the spoVAE gene encoding stage V sporulation protein AE, with translation MQFLWAFLVGGAICVIGQLMFDLLKLTPAHTMASLVVAGAIIDGVGLYEPLIKFAGAGATVPITSFGNSLVHGALTELHDTGWIGIITGIFKVTSAGISAAIIFSFLAALVVKPKG, from the coding sequence ATGCAATTTCTATGGGCGTTTTTGGTAGGTGGAGCCATCTGTGTGATCGGCCAGCTCATGTTCGATCTGCTGAAGCTGACGCCGGCGCATACGATGGCCTCGCTGGTCGTTGCCGGAGCTATCATCGATGGGGTGGGACTGTACGAGCCGCTGATCAAGTTCGCTGGGGCGGGAGCGACGGTTCCGATTACGAGCTTCGGCAACTCGCTCGTGCACGGAGCATTGACCGAGCTGCACGATACGGGGTGGATTGGCATTATTACCGGGATATTCAAGGTGACAAGCGCGGGAATTTCGGCAGCGATCATCTTTTCGTTTCTGGCAGCGCTGGTGGTCAAGCCAAAAGGATAA
- a CDS encoding DUF58 domain-containing protein, with the protein MNNLGLNPYRWWVTASLYASSLVFVLFQGGKAALMIFLIFNVLLLYLFLGRWSGIRRVHGERRVMHPGAAKAALSAGSRLEVELKVKVPGYWPVPYVLLRERLVRQGGKDLMFEVSFVPDLRRSGGVHYLTPPLQRGVYRFSPTRCATKDIFGLIEHTGSFHAEDAFRVLPKTVSIRTWSQMRRGFKGPYSHTAAARSSKETTQLNGVRDYLYGDRLSRIHWNATARTGKWKSKEFEREAMPRSIIVLDRSQVAYSRPELFELAVSSAASLLDFGLRNENAMGFVSVGAQLDVWEPRASLGHRNEVINHLVSVENDSQLPLSRALRQAEQGLVHGSLAVIISPQGGEEIVRAMQWLDRKGLQPCLIYIDGEAAPSPDEDQWQQIIMRRGWSIYTVKSLQELPGVLEGGGQRAYMV; encoded by the coding sequence ATGAACAATCTGGGTCTGAATCCGTACCGCTGGTGGGTGACCGCATCGTTATATGCAAGCTCGCTTGTGTTCGTATTGTTCCAGGGCGGCAAGGCCGCGCTGATGATCTTCCTTATATTTAATGTTCTCTTGCTCTATCTGTTTCTGGGACGCTGGAGCGGCATCCGTCGTGTGCATGGTGAGCGGCGGGTGATGCATCCCGGAGCCGCCAAAGCGGCTCTAAGCGCGGGCAGCCGACTTGAAGTCGAGCTGAAGGTGAAGGTGCCTGGCTACTGGCCGGTGCCCTATGTGCTGCTGCGCGAGCGGCTTGTTCGCCAAGGCGGGAAGGACCTGATGTTTGAAGTGTCCTTCGTGCCGGATCTGAGGCGAAGCGGCGGCGTGCATTACTTGACGCCGCCGCTGCAGCGGGGCGTCTACCGTTTCTCGCCCACACGCTGCGCGACCAAGGATATATTCGGCTTGATCGAGCACACCGGTTCCTTTCATGCGGAGGACGCCTTCCGTGTGCTGCCCAAGACGGTATCCATCCGCACATGGAGCCAGATGCGGCGCGGCTTCAAGGGTCCATACTCCCATACGGCTGCTGCTCGTTCCTCGAAGGAGACGACTCAGCTTAACGGGGTTCGCGACTATCTGTACGGCGACCGCCTCTCCCGCATTCACTGGAATGCAACCGCTCGTACCGGCAAGTGGAAGTCCAAGGAATTCGAGCGCGAGGCTATGCCGCGATCGATCATTGTGCTGGACCGGAGCCAGGTCGCTTACTCGCGTCCCGAGCTATTCGAGCTGGCCGTCTCCAGCGCGGCTTCGCTCCTCGATTTTGGATTGCGCAATGAGAATGCGATGGGCTTCGTCTCCGTCGGCGCCCAGCTTGATGTGTGGGAGCCGCGCGCCTCGTTGGGGCATCGCAATGAAGTGATCAATCATCTGGTTAGCGTCGAGAATGACTCACAGTTGCCGCTATCGAGGGCGCTGCGTCAGGCGGAGCAGGGTCTGGTACATGGCTCGCTCGCGGTGATCATCAGCCCCCAGGGCGGGGAGGAGATCGTTCGCGCCATGCAATGGCTGGACCGCAAGGGACTGCAGCCCTGCCTGATCTACATTGACGGAGAGGCTGCACCTTCGCCCGATGAGGATCAGTGGCAACAAATCATTATGCGTCGCGGCTGGTCGATCTACACCGTGAAGAGCCTGCAAGAGCTTCCTGGTGTACTGGAAGGAGGCGGGCAGCGTGCTTACATGGTTTAA
- the spoVAC gene encoding stage V sporulation protein AC: MSLTTKSAGSGKYKKIAMSSKEYKQFAKNREPSRSVGKNCLRAFLVGGGICLIGQCVQNMFMHYFKMSQTQAGNPTVAVMILLAVILTCLGVYDKLAQWAGAGSAVPVTGFANSMCSAALEHRSEGLVLGVGGHMFRLAGSVIVFGTVAAFFVGIVHLILGTGGQ; the protein is encoded by the coding sequence ATGAGCTTGACTACAAAAAGCGCCGGGAGCGGCAAATACAAGAAAATTGCGATGTCCAGCAAGGAATACAAGCAATTTGCCAAAAACCGCGAGCCTTCGCGTTCCGTCGGCAAAAACTGTCTGCGCGCCTTCCTCGTAGGCGGCGGGATTTGCCTGATCGGCCAATGTGTTCAGAACATGTTTATGCACTACTTCAAAATGTCACAGACACAAGCAGGCAATCCGACGGTCGCCGTCATGATTTTGCTGGCGGTTATCCTCACTTGCCTAGGCGTATACGACAAGCTGGCGCAATGGGCAGGGGCGGGCTCGGCTGTACCGGTGACAGGCTTTGCCAACTCCATGTGCTCCGCTGCGCTGGAGCATCGCAGCGAAGGGCTGGTGCTTGGCGTCGGCGGACACATGTTCCGGCTTGCGGGCTCGGTTATCGTATTTGGCACCGTGGCAGCCTTCTTTGTCGGTATCGTTCACCTTATCCTCGGGACGGGGGGACAATAA
- a CDS encoding AAA family ATPase, which yields MDQNYNDMQLCTTIRRNLESSILGKQTEITRLLTALLAGGHVLLEDVPGTGKTQLVKALARSIGGQFRRIQCNPDLLPTDITGVSIYHPKQEEFMFRPGPVVANIVLADEINRATTKTQSALLEVMEERRVSVDGFTHELPEPFLLFATQNPIEFEGTYILPEAQLDRFMMKLTLGYPDEDTEKQMLLLHQAGQPSDRLEQVADIEDIIRLQQRTRSVHVDEAIADYLVRIVRSTREHQAIQLGASPRAALSLMAAAKAHAFLNERTFVIPDDVKELAGAVLGHRLLLQAEARINGLGPEDILEDIVAHTKVPVRLER from the coding sequence TTGGACCAGAACTATAATGACATGCAGCTCTGCACCACGATTCGACGTAATCTTGAATCCAGTATCCTGGGCAAGCAGACTGAAATTACGCGCCTGTTGACGGCGCTATTGGCCGGAGGCCATGTATTGCTGGAGGATGTGCCGGGCACAGGCAAGACCCAGTTGGTCAAAGCGCTGGCCCGTTCGATAGGCGGACAATTTCGCCGCATACAATGCAACCCGGACTTGCTACCTACGGATATAACCGGTGTCTCGATCTATCACCCTAAGCAGGAGGAATTTATGTTCCGCCCTGGCCCGGTTGTGGCCAACATCGTGCTTGCCGATGAGATCAACCGGGCGACGACGAAGACCCAGTCCGCTTTGCTGGAGGTGATGGAGGAGCGTCGGGTGAGCGTGGATGGCTTCACACACGAGCTGCCGGAGCCGTTCCTGCTGTTTGCTACACAGAATCCGATTGAATTTGAAGGAACCTATATATTGCCTGAGGCTCAGTTGGATCGCTTCATGATGAAGCTGACGCTCGGCTACCCGGATGAGGACACGGAGAAGCAGATGCTGCTGCTGCACCAGGCGGGGCAGCCATCAGACAGGCTGGAGCAGGTGGCTGACATCGAAGATATTATCCGCTTGCAGCAACGTACCCGCAGCGTACATGTCGATGAGGCGATTGCAGATTATCTGGTGCGTATCGTGCGCAGCACAAGGGAGCATCAGGCGATACAGCTTGGGGCAAGCCCGCGCGCCGCGCTGTCGCTCATGGCTGCGGCCAAGGCGCATGCCTTCCTGAATGAACGGACCTTTGTCATACCCGACGATGTGAAGGAGCTTGCCGGGGCTGTGCTCGGGCATCGGCTGCTGCTCCAGGCAGAGGCTAGAATTAATGGTCTTGGGCCGGAGGATATTCTTGAGGACATCGTAGCTCACACCAAGGTTCCTGTCCGGTTGGAGCGGTAG
- a CDS encoding YqeG family HAD IIIA-type phosphatase: protein MFKRLLPSVIVNTIYDIDLEQLKALGMKGIITDLDNTLVGAKEPLATPELITWLKQVEQSGFQVVIVSNNNQTRVSAFASPLHIPYIHAARKPAMRAFRQALQLMKLQPQQTVVIGDQMLTDMLGGRRMGLHTILVTPIAPKDEGLMTRVNRQIEKLALYQLRKKGLWPKEEKK from the coding sequence ATGTTCAAACGATTGCTTCCCAGTGTCATCGTGAATACCATCTATGATATTGATTTGGAACAATTGAAGGCGCTAGGAATGAAAGGCATAATTACCGATCTGGACAATACGCTGGTAGGAGCCAAGGAGCCGCTCGCCACGCCCGAGCTGATCACTTGGCTTAAACAGGTGGAGCAGAGCGGATTTCAGGTTGTGATTGTATCCAATAATAATCAGACCCGAGTCTCTGCCTTTGCGAGTCCGCTTCATATACCTTATATTCATGCTGCCCGCAAGCCTGCTATGCGAGCGTTCCGACAGGCGTTGCAGTTGATGAAGCTGCAGCCGCAGCAGACCGTGGTGATTGGAGATCAGATGCTGACGGATATGCTGGGTGGACGTCGCATGGGGCTGCATACCATATTGGTAACTCCGATTGCGCCTAAGGACGAAGGTCTCATGACCAGAGTGAACAGGCAGATCGAGAAGCTGGCACTATACCAGTTGCGTAAAAAAGGGCTATGGCCCAAGGAGGAAAAGAAGTGA
- a CDS encoding DUF4129 domain-containing transglutaminase family protein, with protein MLTWFKKGYWSRASNWMLRLRYLFVVALLWQCFEVLEGFWWEETYAVVQGLLLTVVLTELLLPGPRAVRLLVQGALWLGINMHVTGFQWQAIQASLFDDPRLWLGEAAANWAQLEPFIWISLAVGIVIHLFALWVQGRSQMITITGSVLAILLIADSFTPLPLWDNIAWTIFIGLIWLVADHFAQFQIKHPDSWNDLREYPAGLFLPALLIIALVMSSGLFVPSIAPLLKDPYTIWKESRGEAVPSFVGDKGLSNSLSGARDSRSGYSRQDDSLGGGFQFDYSTVMEVTTNRRSYWRGETKAFYSGDGWSKSDAERREPSVIGLALDQPLPLEGGPTEGSDRIKVTQTVKMVREDPYPVLFAAAPIERLMAVEYGEEDTLPPNRMSWHASSWELRWPEVQSSAPYPSAYTIISSLPVLDEPGLRQAAASLGSSQQNRMYVQLPAELPQRVTELAVQITAAADNPYDKMKALETYLKNNFVYTNTPDLSRRKSSDFVDAFLFEVLEGYCDYYSSALAVMGRTIGIPTRWVKGYAPGVLPLDQLMVYPSEEMAVNPDGAGTYTVRNADAHSWVEAYFEGYGWIPFEPTAGFTFPYAELQSSTVPEMPLPETEEKTQQEKPKEKATTVSTQVTGYIGLALLAALAAWAVYRRRQIIDALIRYRFRKFTASQRIVWEMGKLLRYGKRKGLSLSEQETARETMTAWSREWPGLKPEFAELLSLFERAKYSGQAASLEELERFLALSKTVRGRL; from the coding sequence GTGCTTACATGGTTTAAGAAAGGGTATTGGAGCCGTGCGAGCAACTGGATGCTTCGGCTGCGTTATTTGTTTGTCGTCGCCCTGCTATGGCAATGCTTTGAGGTGCTTGAAGGCTTTTGGTGGGAGGAAACCTATGCCGTTGTTCAAGGCTTGCTGCTGACGGTTGTCTTGACGGAGCTTCTGCTGCCCGGCCCGCGTGCCGTGCGGCTGCTTGTGCAAGGCGCACTATGGCTAGGTATAAATATGCATGTCACCGGCTTTCAATGGCAGGCGATTCAAGCGAGCCTATTCGATGATCCGCGCTTGTGGCTGGGGGAGGCCGCTGCCAACTGGGCTCAACTGGAGCCATTCATCTGGATCAGTCTGGCGGTAGGGATCGTCATTCACCTGTTTGCCCTGTGGGTACAGGGAAGGTCGCAGATGATCACGATTACCGGGAGCGTGCTGGCGATATTGCTGATTGCCGATTCCTTCACGCCGCTCCCGCTCTGGGATAATATCGCATGGACGATCTTCATTGGGTTGATCTGGCTTGTTGCCGATCATTTTGCCCAGTTTCAAATCAAGCATCCCGATAGCTGGAATGACCTTCGCGAGTACCCGGCAGGGCTATTTCTGCCTGCACTGCTTATTATTGCTCTTGTCATGTCGTCTGGCCTGTTCGTCCCGTCGATTGCTCCGCTACTCAAGGACCCTTATACGATCTGGAAGGAATCGCGCGGCGAAGCTGTCCCTTCCTTCGTTGGGGACAAGGGGCTGTCCAATTCTCTCTCTGGGGCCCGCGACAGCCGTTCGGGCTATAGTCGGCAGGATGATTCGCTGGGCGGGGGCTTTCAGTTCGACTACTCGACGGTGATGGAGGTTACGACCAACCGCCGCAGCTACTGGCGCGGCGAGACGAAGGCCTTTTATTCCGGGGACGGGTGGTCCAAGAGCGATGCCGAACGGCGCGAGCCATCTGTGATCGGGCTGGCGCTGGATCAGCCGCTGCCGCTCGAGGGGGGGCCGACGGAAGGCAGCGACAGGATCAAGGTGACCCAGACGGTCAAAATGGTGCGGGAGGACCCGTATCCGGTGCTGTTTGCAGCGGCGCCGATCGAGCGGCTCATGGCAGTTGAATATGGAGAGGAGGATACGCTGCCTCCTAACCGGATGAGCTGGCATGCCTCTTCCTGGGAGCTGAGGTGGCCGGAGGTTCAGTCTTCTGCTCCGTATCCCTCGGCGTATACGATCATCTCCAGCCTGCCTGTGCTGGATGAGCCAGGCTTGCGCCAGGCGGCTGCCAGCCTCGGCAGCTCGCAGCAGAACCGGATGTATGTACAGTTGCCGGCGGAGCTGCCCCAGAGAGTGACCGAACTAGCCGTTCAGATTACGGCGGCAGCCGATAATCCATATGACAAGATGAAGGCGCTCGAAACGTATCTCAAAAATAATTTTGTCTATACGAATACACCGGATTTGTCGCGCCGCAAGAGCAGCGACTTTGTCGATGCCTTTTTGTTTGAGGTGCTGGAGGGCTATTGCGACTATTACTCCAGCGCACTGGCGGTCATGGGCCGCACGATCGGCATTCCGACACGCTGGGTGAAGGGCTATGCGCCTGGTGTACTCCCGCTCGATCAACTGATGGTCTACCCCTCGGAGGAGATGGCCGTTAACCCGGATGGCGCCGGCACGTATACGGTTCGCAATGCGGACGCGCATTCGTGGGTGGAGGCGTACTTCGAAGGATACGGCTGGATTCCGTTCGAGCCGACAGCAGGGTTTACCTTTCCTTATGCTGAATTGCAGTCCAGTACGGTGCCGGAGATGCCACTGCCGGAAACGGAGGAGAAGACGCAGCAGGAGAAGCCGAAGGAGAAGGCGACGACAGTGTCGACCCAAGTGACCGGATATATCGGATTGGCGCTGCTTGCTGCTCTGGCGGCATGGGCTGTGTATCGCCGCAGGCAGATTATCGATGCTCTGATTCGCTATCGGTTCCGCAAGTTTACAGCCAGTCAGCGAATCGTATGGGAGATGGGCAAGCTGCTCCGCTATGGCAAGCGCAAGGGGCTGAGTCTCTCCGAGCAAGAGACGGCGAGAGAGACGATGACAGCATGGAGCAGGGAATGGCCGGGATTGAAACCGGAGTTTGCAGAATTGCTGTCGCTGTTCGAACGAGCCAAGTACAGCGGGCAGGCTGCCTCCTTGGAGGAGCTGGAGCGGTTCCTGGCATTGTCGAAGACGGTACGAGGGCGCTTATAG
- the aroE gene encoding shikimate dehydrogenase, with the protein MQQGNRVDSHTVLYGVIGDPIRHSKSPLMMNCAFRETGINGIYTAFHITASQLAAFIGGVRAMDIRGVNVTIPHKLDVMPYLDHIDESARLIGAVNTIVNNSGVLIGYNTDGLGYVRSLKEEVEPNLAGKRVVILGAGGAARGIIYGLAQEQVATIAVANRTFERAARLAEDFSLMAEVKAAGWEELETLCKSADLVINTTSVGMYPYVDETPASASWLKESAIASDLIYNPLETRFLREARLAGCRTHGGLGMFIYQGAYAFEYWTGQTAPAEAMRSCVLQALEAAAAAKS; encoded by the coding sequence GTGCAGCAAGGGAACAGGGTTGATAGCCATACGGTGCTGTATGGCGTAATAGGCGATCCCATCCGCCATTCCAAATCGCCGCTCATGATGAATTGCGCGTTCCGCGAGACGGGAATTAACGGTATCTACACCGCCTTTCATATAACAGCCTCACAGCTTGCGGCCTTTATCGGCGGCGTGCGTGCGATGGATATTCGCGGCGTGAACGTCACGATTCCCCATAAGCTTGACGTTATGCCTTACCTGGATCATATTGACGAGAGCGCTCGTCTGATTGGTGCGGTGAACACGATCGTCAATAATAGCGGTGTGCTGATCGGCTACAACACCGATGGCCTCGGCTATGTGCGGTCGCTGAAGGAGGAGGTTGAGCCGAATCTGGCAGGCAAGCGTGTCGTTATCCTCGGTGCAGGGGGGGCTGCCCGCGGCATCATCTATGGGCTGGCCCAGGAGCAGGTGGCAACCATCGCGGTCGCGAACCGGACGTTCGAGCGCGCTGCGAGATTGGCGGAGGACTTCAGCTTGATGGCGGAGGTGAAGGCTGCAGGCTGGGAGGAGCTGGAGACGCTGTGCAAGAGCGCCGATCTGGTTATCAATACAACAAGTGTGGGCATGTATCCTTATGTCGATGAGACGCCTGCGTCTGCATCCTGGCTCAAGGAGAGCGCCATTGCAAGCGATCTGATCTACAATCCGCTGGAAACACGGTTTCTGCGGGAAGCTCGTCTGGCTGGCTGCCGTACCCATGGCGGTCTAGGCATGTTCATCTATCAGGGGGCGTATGCCTTTGAATACTGGACGGGCCAGACTGCGCCGGCTGAAGCGATGCGCAGTTGTGTGCTGCAGGCGCTGGAGGCCGCAGCAGCGGCCAAATCATGA